Proteins co-encoded in one Bradyrhizobium sp. 170 genomic window:
- a CDS encoding methyl-accepting chemotaxis protein — protein sequence MPFISGLWIRGRLIAGFAAVCAIIAMAVGYTVVAVGGVSTIVERMVNLRTPVALESTEMVGNLYSTLSTLRGYLLTGNPQGKLDRAAMWKELETTVAAFDRHAERFTNPENRKKWAETKGLLAEFRAAQEKAETIAFTPDALPATKILLTEAGPRAEAVFSEITNMINEEASLEATSERKKLLKAMADTRGNFAAASAQLRTYLLSGDKSDKEKFVKPWENFQNGFATLSSQKALLTATQSASFERINKAQGEFVPLVEKMFGIRESAHWNVPVAILITEAAPRALKILDLLDGPKGADGTRSGGIKTNQKKMLTEEAFAVQSSISFLTVVLWALLGVGLFAGAMIAVFTARSIATPIGVITATMRRLAAGDTSVKVAGIERTDEIGQMAGAVQVFKDNMIEADRLRSEQAEMEKRTAEQRKADMYRLADQFESAVGEIIETVSSSSTELEAAANTLTRTAEHTQELSTVVAAASEEASANVQSVASASEEMAASVGEISRQVQESARIAGDAVDQAQKTNDRVYALSQAATRIGDVVELINTIAGQTNLLALNATIEAARAGEAGRGFAVVASEVKALAEQTAKATSEISHQVADIQTATQDSVAAIREISGTIGRISEISAAIASAVEEQGAATQEISRNVQQAAQGTTQVASNISDVQRGANETGTASSQVLGSAQSLSLESNRLKLEVGNFLNTVRAA from the coding sequence ATGCCCTTCATTTCAGGACTATGGATTCGCGGCCGGCTCATCGCTGGCTTTGCGGCGGTCTGCGCCATCATCGCGATGGCTGTCGGATACACGGTTGTTGCCGTCGGTGGAGTCTCCACGATCGTCGAGCGTATGGTGAACCTGCGCACGCCGGTGGCACTCGAAAGCACCGAGATGGTCGGCAACCTCTATTCCACGCTGTCGACGCTGCGTGGCTACTTGTTGACGGGTAACCCACAGGGCAAACTCGATCGCGCGGCGATGTGGAAGGAACTGGAAACCACCGTGGCCGCCTTCGACAGGCATGCTGAGCGTTTTACCAATCCCGAGAACAGAAAGAAGTGGGCCGAGACCAAGGGATTGCTCGCGGAGTTTCGCGCTGCCCAGGAAAAGGCCGAGACGATCGCCTTCACTCCCGATGCGCTACCTGCTACCAAGATATTATTGACCGAAGCTGGTCCTCGCGCCGAGGCGGTATTTTCGGAGATCACCAACATGATCAACGAAGAGGCCTCCCTGGAAGCGACATCCGAGCGCAAGAAATTGCTCAAGGCGATGGCTGACACGCGTGGCAATTTCGCCGCGGCCTCGGCTCAGCTTCGTACATATCTCTTGTCGGGTGACAAGAGCGACAAGGAGAAGTTCGTCAAGCCTTGGGAAAACTTCCAGAACGGCTTTGCCACCTTGAGCAGTCAGAAAGCGTTGCTGACCGCCACCCAATCGGCGTCGTTCGAGCGGATCAACAAGGCGCAAGGCGAGTTTGTCCCGCTTGTCGAAAAGATGTTCGGTATCCGGGAGTCCGCACATTGGAATGTACCGGTCGCAATTCTCATTACAGAAGCGGCACCGCGCGCGCTTAAGATTCTGGATCTGCTTGATGGACCGAAGGGGGCCGATGGCACGCGTTCCGGAGGCATCAAGACCAACCAGAAGAAGATGCTCACCGAAGAGGCGTTTGCGGTACAGTCGAGCATATCGTTCCTGACGGTGGTCCTGTGGGCGCTGCTTGGGGTGGGGCTGTTCGCTGGCGCGATGATTGCAGTCTTCACTGCGCGTTCGATCGCCACGCCGATTGGCGTGATCACTGCAACGATGCGAAGGCTCGCAGCCGGTGACACCTCGGTGAAGGTCGCAGGAATTGAGCGCACCGATGAGATTGGCCAAATGGCGGGCGCCGTGCAGGTCTTCAAGGACAATATGATCGAGGCCGACCGGCTGCGTTCCGAACAGGCGGAAATGGAAAAGCGAACCGCCGAGCAACGCAAGGCTGACATGTACAGGCTCGCCGACCAGTTCGAGAGCGCCGTCGGCGAGATCATCGAGACGGTGTCGTCGTCGTCGACCGAGCTGGAAGCTGCGGCCAATACGCTGACCAGGACTGCAGAGCATACCCAGGAGCTTTCGACCGTGGTTGCCGCCGCTTCGGAGGAAGCATCGGCAAACGTTCAGTCCGTGGCGTCCGCCAGCGAAGAGATGGCCGCCTCGGTTGGCGAGATCAGCCGACAGGTGCAGGAATCCGCCAGGATTGCCGGCGACGCCGTGGATCAGGCCCAAAAGACGAACGATCGCGTTTATGCGTTGTCTCAGGCTGCGACACGCATTGGCGATGTCGTCGAGTTGATCAATACCATTGCAGGCCAGACCAATCTGCTGGCCTTGAACGCAACCATCGAAGCGGCGCGGGCCGGAGAAGCGGGACGCGGCTTTGCCGTGGTGGCGTCCGAGGTCAAGGCGCTCGCCGAGCAAACCGCGAAAGCGACCAGCGAGATCAGTCACCAAGTTGCAGACATCCAGACGGCGACGCAAGATTCCGTGGCGGCAATCAGAGAAATCAGCGGCACTATCGGCCGCATCTCGGAAATCTCGGCGGCCATTGCATCCGCGGTCGAGGAGCAGGGAGCGGCCACCCAGGAGATTTCCCGCAACGTCCAGCAGGCGGCGCAGGGCACGACTCAGGTGGCCTCGAATATCTCCGACGTGCAGCGTGGCGCCAATGAAACGGGGACGGCTTCATCGCAGGTGCTTGGGTCGGCGCAATCGCTTTCCCTCGAAAGCAACCGCCTCAAATTGGAGGTCGGCAACTTCCTGAACACGGTGCGCGCGGCGTAA
- a CDS encoding DUF1993 domain-containing protein has translation MAFSLYDATVANYLQTLGAVGGFLERGLVYFREQNIDPETMVEARLAPDMLPLRFQIISVAQHSRGAIEAVQSGEFRPPSFKTPYDYAGLQGLIAQTQEALSAWTPEAVNALGGRDVVFHLGEHKLPFTAEGFLMSFSLPNFYFHATTAYDILRTNGVPLGKRDFMGRLKMKKS, from the coding sequence ATGGCCTTTTCACTCTACGACGCCACTGTCGCGAATTATCTGCAGACGCTTGGCGCGGTCGGCGGTTTCCTCGAGCGCGGCCTGGTCTATTTTCGCGAACAGAACATCGATCCGGAAACCATGGTCGAGGCGCGGCTGGCGCCGGACATGCTGCCGTTGCGTTTCCAGATCATCTCCGTCGCCCAGCATTCCCGCGGCGCCATCGAGGCCGTGCAGAGCGGAGAATTTCGTCCGCCCTCGTTCAAGACGCCGTACGACTATGCCGGATTGCAGGGGCTGATCGCGCAAACCCAGGAAGCGCTGTCGGCGTGGACGCCGGAGGCCGTCAATGCGCTCGGCGGCCGCGATGTCGTCTTTCATCTCGGCGAGCACAAATTGCCGTTCACGGCGGAGGGTTTTCTGATGTCGTTCTCGCTGCCCAATTTCTATTTCCACGCCACCACCGCCTACGACATCCTGCGCACCAATGGCGTGCCGCTGGGCAAGCGGGATTTCATGGGCAGGCTGAAGATGAAGAAGAGCTGA
- a CDS encoding Do family serine endopeptidase, with product MTERPVDLSLLPSNGAPRRSLFSARKFALMASVVAGLGAAVYGFSPQQGPVDVFTSAAHAQVNTEVRKVERPIGFADIVERVKPSVISVKINIAEKTTKGDDSANKDEDSPFQPGSPMERFFRRFGGPDGLPPGLRGGPRGGRGPVTGQGSGFFISPDGFAVTNNHVVDGADKVEITMDDGKTYTAKVIGTDPRTDLALIKVEGRKDFPFAKLSDSKPRIGDWVLAVGNPFGLGGTVTAGIVSASGRDIGNGPYDDFIQIDAPVNKGNSGGPAFDTNGEVMGVNTAIYSPSGGSVGIAFSIPASTVKSVIAQLKDKGSVSRGWIGVQIQPVTSDIADSLGMKKAEGALVAEPQANGPAAKAGIQSGDVITAVNGEPVKDAKELARTIGGLAPGNAVKLNVLQKGQDKVINLTLGQLPNTIEAKADTDKEDKGGATKGTGVPKLGLTVAPANSVAGAGREGVVVTEVDPKSAAAERGFKEGDVILEVAGKSVASAGEVREAIDAARTENKNSVLMRVKSGGSSRFVAVPLAKG from the coding sequence ATGACCGAACGTCCCGTCGATCTTTCCTTGCTACCGTCCAACGGCGCGCCGCGCCGTTCGCTGTTCTCCGCGCGCAAATTCGCGCTGATGGCTTCCGTCGTCGCCGGCCTCGGCGCCGCCGTCTATGGCTTCTCGCCGCAGCAGGGCCCCGTCGATGTCTTCACCAGCGCGGCGCACGCGCAGGTCAACACCGAAGTCCGCAAGGTCGAGCGGCCGATCGGTTTCGCCGACATTGTCGAGCGCGTGAAGCCGTCGGTGATTTCGGTCAAGATCAATATCGCCGAGAAGACCACGAAGGGTGACGACAGCGCCAACAAGGACGAGGACTCGCCGTTCCAGCCGGGGTCGCCGATGGAGCGCTTCTTCCGTCGCTTCGGCGGTCCGGATGGTCTGCCTCCGGGCCTGCGCGGCGGACCGCGTGGCGGCCGTGGCCCGGTGACCGGCCAGGGTTCCGGCTTCTTCATCTCGCCTGACGGCTTTGCCGTGACCAACAACCATGTGGTCGACGGCGCCGACAAGGTCGAGATCACGATGGACGACGGCAAGACCTACACCGCGAAGGTGATCGGCACCGATCCGCGCACCGATCTCGCGCTGATCAAGGTCGAGGGCCGCAAGGATTTCCCGTTCGCCAAGCTCTCCGATAGCAAGCCGCGGATCGGCGACTGGGTGCTCGCCGTCGGTAACCCGTTCGGCCTCGGTGGAACCGTGACCGCCGGCATCGTTTCGGCCTCCGGCCGCGACATCGGCAACGGCCCGTACGACGACTTCATTCAGATCGACGCGCCCGTGAACAAGGGCAACTCCGGCGGTCCGGCGTTCGACACCAATGGCGAAGTGATGGGCGTCAACACCGCGATCTATTCGCCGTCCGGCGGCAGCGTCGGCATCGCGTTCTCGATCCCCGCTTCGACGGTCAAGAGCGTGATCGCCCAGCTCAAGGACAAGGGCTCGGTCAGCCGTGGCTGGATCGGCGTCCAGATCCAGCCGGTGACGTCTGACATTGCCGACAGCCTCGGCATGAAGAAGGCGGAAGGCGCGCTGGTGGCGGAACCGCAGGCCAATGGCCCGGCAGCGAAGGCCGGTATCCAGTCCGGTGACGTCATCACCGCCGTCAATGGCGAGCCGGTCAAGGACGCCAAGGAACTCGCCCGCACCATCGGCGGTCTCGCGCCGGGCAATGCGGTCAAGCTCAACGTGCTGCAGAAGGGCCAGGACAAGGTCATCAACCTCACGCTCGGCCAGTTGCCGAACACGATCGAGGCCAAGGCCGACACCGATAAGGAAGACAAGGGTGGCGCCACCAAGGGAACCGGCGTGCCGAAACTCGGCCTGACGGTTGCCCCCGCCAACAGCGTGGCCGGCGCCGGCAGGGAAGGCGTCGTGGTCACCGAGGTCGACCCGAAGAGCGCGGCGGCCGAACGCGGCTTCAAGGAAGGCGACGTCATTCTTGAGGTTGCCGGCAAGAGCGTCGCCAGTGCCGGCGAGGTGCGCGAGGCGATCGACGCCGCCCGCACCGAGAACAAGAACAGCGTTCTCATGCGCGTGAAGAGCGGCGGTTCGTCGCGCTTTGTCGCGGTGCCGCTGGCGAAGGGCTAA
- a CDS encoding response regulator transcription factor: MRLLIIEDDRESADYLVKAFREVGHVADLASDGEEGLSMADGGDYDVLVVDRMLPKRDGLSVIGALRDKGNRTPVLILSALGQVDDRIKGLRAGGDDYLPKPYSFAELQARVEVLSRRNVGPAEETTYRVGDLELDRLSHRVARGKDELTLQPREFRLLEYLMKHAGQVVTRTMLLENVWDYHFDPQTNVIDVHISRLRSKIDKGFERPLLHTIRGAGYMIRDGIR; the protein is encoded by the coding sequence ATGCGCCTGCTGATCATCGAAGACGATCGCGAGTCCGCCGACTATCTGGTCAAGGCGTTCCGCGAAGTCGGCCATGTCGCCGATCTCGCCAGCGATGGCGAGGAGGGCCTGTCGATGGCCGACGGCGGCGATTACGATGTGCTCGTAGTGGATCGCATGCTGCCCAAGCGCGACGGCCTGTCCGTGATCGGCGCGCTGCGCGACAAGGGCAACCGCACGCCGGTCCTGATCCTCTCCGCGCTTGGCCAGGTCGACGACCGCATCAAGGGCCTGCGCGCCGGCGGCGACGACTACCTGCCAAAACCCTATTCATTCGCCGAACTGCAGGCGCGCGTCGAAGTGCTGTCGCGCCGCAACGTCGGTCCGGCCGAAGAGACCACCTACCGCGTCGGCGATCTCGAGCTCGACCGTCTCTCGCATCGGGTCGCGCGCGGCAAGGATGAATTGACGCTGCAGCCGCGCGAATTCCGGCTGCTCGAATATTTGATGAAGCACGCGGGCCAGGTGGTGACGCGCACCATGCTTCTGGAAAACGTCTGGGATTATCATTTCGATCCGCAGACAAACGTGATCGATGTGCATATTTCGAGGCTGCGCTCCAAGATCGACAAGGGCTTTGAGCGGCCCTTGCTGCATACGATCCGTGGCGCCGGATACATGATCCGTGACGGGATACGTTGA
- a CDS encoding helix-turn-helix domain-containing protein, with protein sequence MNEFGQKGKVPLSERLSVSPEEASALTGIGLTSIREAISSGDLKAKKHGRRTIILPDDLRVWLKTLPDARKSIEVSPA encoded by the coding sequence ATGAACGAGTTCGGGCAGAAGGGAAAGGTACCGCTCTCGGAACGGCTGTCGGTGTCACCAGAGGAGGCAAGCGCCCTCACCGGGATCGGGCTGACCTCCATTCGCGAGGCGATCAGCAGCGGTGATCTCAAGGCCAAGAAGCACGGGAGGCGTACGATCATCCTGCCAGACGATTTGAGAGTATGGCTCAAAACGCTGCCGGACGCCCGCAAGTCGATTGAAGTAAGCCCCGCTTAA